The Styela clava chromosome 13, kaStyClav1.hap1.2, whole genome shotgun sequence genome has a window encoding:
- the LOC120332306 gene encoding synaptophysin-like protein 2, with protein sequence MVETSIRFRVMLEPRGFIKVIEFVLAIVAFGTTGGYNSQMELSLKCTGAEEVKIFHLPVSYPFNFESEEVTVWTCNTTSYVPVKTTLEGDFSPTSQWFMFVGVMAFLICLAGVVFYVAFETNIRAKNENLVTVGDLAVTVLWTFLWLTAAASWAWGVNQVKAYGGKAISQAPMKDECAENQCSYLSDPDYGPLNASVAFAFLSVLVWAGNVWFVYKETPYHDDQATLTPNEGVPSQEVPSNQN encoded by the exons ATGGTTGAAACATCGATTCGTTTCCGAGTCATGCTCGAGCCTCGTGGGTTCATAAAAGTTATCGAGTTTGTTCTAGCGATTGTCGCGTTTGGAACAACGGGAGGATATAACAGTCAAATGGAGTTGTCTTTAAAGTGCACTGGAGCGGAGGAAGTGAAGATTTTCCACCTCCCGGTTTCTTATCCGTTCAATTTTGAAAGTGAAGAAGTAACT GTGTGGACCTGCAATACAACCAGTTATGTACCGGTCAAAACCACATTAGAAGGAGATTTCAGCCCTACGTCTCAGTGGTTTATGTTTGTCGGAGTCATGGCTTTCCTGATATGTTTGGCTGGTGTTGTTTTCTATGTTGCATTTGAAACTAACATTCGAGCA AAAAACGAGAACCTTGTGACAGTGGGTGATCTGGCAGTCACCGTTCTCTGGACTTTCCTGTGGCTGACAGCTGCTGCCTCATGGGCTTGGGGAGTTAATCAG GTGAAAGCATATGGAGGGAAAGCTATTTCACAGGCACCAATGAAAGATGAATGTGCGGAAAACCAATGCAGTTATTTATCCGATCCTGATTATGGCCCTCTGAATGCATCGGTAGCGTTTGCGTTTCTGAGTGTCCTCGTATGGGCTGGGAACGTCTGGTTTGTCTACAAAGAAACCCCGTATCACGATGATCAGGCTACTCTCACCCCCAACGAAGGAGTCCCAAGTCAAGAAGTTCCGAGCAATCagaattaa
- the LOC120333037 gene encoding tubulin polymerization-promoting protein family member 2-like has product MAGNDVDVEDLRKVFQTFCVHGKTDKSKKNEMDNKNWSKCCKDTKVIDGKLVTSTDVDIVFSKVKAKAARVITFDQFQEALKELSEKKFKKLKTPDEKAQAIYQMIVAGNGPVNMGVTKTSKTGGVDKMTDASQYTGSHKERFDASGKGKGIEGRKDLADGSGYVGNYKGSGTYDEKVGK; this is encoded by the exons ATGGCGGGAAATGACGTAGACGTTGAGGATTTGAGAAAAGTGTTCCAAACCTTCTGCGTCCATGGGAAAACAGACAAGTCCAAAAAAAACGAAATGGACAACAAGAATTGGTCAAAATGTTGCAAGGACACGAAAGTCATTGATGGGAAATTGGTCACCTCTACCGACGTTGACATTGTGTTCAGCAAAGTAAA AGCGAAAGCGGCCCGAGTGATCACATTTGACCAATTCCAAGAAGCTTTAAAAGAGCTTTCAGAGAAAAAATTTAAGAAGCTCAAGACCCCGGATGAGAAAGCCCAAGCAATCTATCAGATGATTGTCGCTGGCAATGGGCCAGTCAACATGGGAGTAACG AAAACTTCGAAGACAGGCGGAGTGGATAAGATGACTGATGCGTCACAATACACCGGATCCCATAAAGAAAGATTCGACGCAAGCGGAAAGGGCAAAG GAATCGAAGGCCGCAAGGATCTCGCTGACGGCAGTGGTTACGTCGGCAACTACAAGGGCTCAGGAACATATGACGAAAAAGttggaaaataa